A stretch of Fusarium poae strain DAOMC 252244 chromosome 2, whole genome shotgun sequence DNA encodes these proteins:
- a CDS encoding hypothetical protein (TransMembrane:11 (i51-72o78-98i130-152o158-178i190-211o241-263i275-296o316-335i356-377o383-409i421-446o)), with protein MSPTKKGEIPSDLEGIQRSNSNCSQVEGTSQRIDDAVFGEVSEDGPNYRNVGWIATVALMTKTQIGLGVLSIPQTFDALGLIPGIICLIVVSVITTWSDYMIGVFKRRHPQVYGIDDAGYLMFGRIGREFLATVFMLYWIFVAGSAMLGISIGLNSVSSHAACTAIFVAVAAVLGFSFASIRTLGKIGWLAWIGLVCIMTAIFCVTVAVGVQDRPAAAPSPEQGHWESDWKLFNHPTFVDGITAVSSHIFAFSGTPAFFQIAAEMREPKHYTRSLITCQSIVTITYITIGIVVYFYCGSYVASPALGSAGALMKKVCYGFALPGLIVTAMLMTHIPAKYMFIRLLRGTKHLNSNGIVHWATWLACTGSVTIIAYIIASAIPVFGGLVSLIGALLGTMMCFQPYGCMWLYDNWNKGLKNRSLKWYLMVGWSAFVILAGTFMMVAGTYGSIVGINNSLKADGGTSPWSCADNANSAGGAH; from the exons ATGTCGCCCACCAAAAAAGGAGAGATTCCTTCAGATCTGGAAGGAATCCAACGATCAAACTCAAACTGCTCCCAAGTCGAAGGAACTTCACAGCGCATCGATGATGCTGTCTTTGGCGAAGTTTCAGAAGATGGCCCCAATTATCGCAAC GTCGGATGGATCGCAACAGTCGCATTGATGACAAAAACTCAAATCGGCCTCGGCGTTTTATCAATTCCTCAAACATTTGATGCATTAGGCCTGATCCCCGGAATCATTTGTCTCATTGTAGTGTCAGTCATCACAACATGGTCAGATTATATGATTGGCGTTTTTAAAAGGCGCCATCCGCAGGTTTACGGTATCGATGATGCTGGATACCTAATGTTCGGAAGAATTGGTCGCGAGTTTTTAGCGACTGTTTTCATGCTTT ACTGGATCTTTGTAGCTGGCTCGGCGATGCTGGGTATCTCCATCGGCCTCAACTCTGTTTCTTCACATGCCGCTTGCACAGCCATTTTTGTGGCCGTAGCAGCTGTTCTCGGATTCTCTTTCGCGAGTATTCGCACGCTGGGCAAGATCGGATGGCTCGCCTGGATAGGACTGGTCTGTATCATGACAGCCA TCTTCTGTGTCACTGTGGCAGTAGGTGTTCAAGATCGTCCTGCAGCTGCACCAAGCCCTGAACAAGGCCACTGGGAGTCCGACTGGAAGCTGTTTAACCACCCAACCTTTGTCGACGGCATCACAGCAGTGTCATCACATATCTTTGCGTTCTCTGGAACGCCCGCCTTCTTCCAAATCGCTGCTGAGATGCGTGAGCCAAAGCATTACACCCGCTCCCTGATAACTTGCCAGTCAATCGTGACAATTACATATATCACTATCGGTATAGTGGTATACTTCTATTGCGGATCCTACGTTGCCTCTCCTGCTTTGGGCTCAGCTGGCGCCCTTATGAAAAAGGTCTGTTATGGCTTTGCCCTCCCTGGACTGATTGTGACTGCCATGCTTATGACCCAC ATTCCTGCCAAGTATATGTTTATCCGTTTGTTGCGCGGCACAAAGCATCTCAACTCCAATGGTATAGTGCACTGGGCCACCTGGTTAGCCTGCACGGGAAGTGTCACTATCATTGCATACATCATTGCTAGCGCTATCCCTGTATTCGGAGGCCTTGTGTCTCTTATTGGTGCTCTTCTCGGTACCATGATGTGCTTCCAGCCATATGGCTGTATGTGGCTATATGACAACTGGAACAAGGGCTTAAAGAATAGGTCACTCAAATGGTACCTCATGGTTGGCTGGAGTGCCTTTGTTATCTTGGCTGGTACATTCATGATGGTTGCCGGCACTTATGGCTCCATTGTTGGTATCAATAATTCACTCAAGGCTGATGGTGGAACGAGCCCTTGGTCTTGTGCTGATAACGCCAATTCTGCTGGCGGGGCTCACtaa
- a CDS encoding hypothetical protein (TransMembrane:1 (n6-17c22/23o46-67i)) — protein sequence MSFVRAFSFLTAVSLVTYTLLSIATSFGPAEMPVFEKNETVRDIPAFGLGTWLAGAGVVVPAVEYALKNGYRHIDTALIWRNEEAIGKGIKASGVSRDEIWITGKLWNTDHRPELVRKAIETSIANLGVEYLDLYLIHYPVAWVPETRDVDNKTSLIDTWKAMEELVRAGLTRHIGFSNFAPKDIKKILQIASIQPYAHEFETHPYLQQQSFVDFHKKENIKVIAASPLANANPTYGDKYPSILHDAFWTKLAEEKNATVAQTILAWGQQRGTIVISKSTHANYIAENFCSQGIEFTKSELDEVTKQDKRLRLLNPIHWGVDLFEGLDAGAVEKEEPKKEEEERNLDL from the exons ATGAGCTTTGTGAGGGCATTCTCGTTCCTCACGGCTGTGAGTCTCGTCACCTACACTCTTCTCTCAATAGCGACGTCATTTGGACCCGCTGAAATGCCCGTGTTTGAGAAGAATGAGACTGTTCGTGATATCCCTGCGTTTGGATTGGGGACTTGGTTAGCTGGGGCGGGAGTG GTTGTTCCTGCTGTAGAGTATGCTCTCAAAAACGGCTATCGTCACATCGATACTGCCCTCATCTGGCGCAACGAAGAAGCGATTGGCAAGGGTATCAAAGCCTCAGGCGTATCACGCGATGAAATTTGGATAACCGGTAAACTGTGGAACACAGATCATCGTCCTGAGCTAGTACGCAAGGCTATCGAAACCTCCATCGCGAATCTCGGCGTTGAGTATCTGGACCTGTACCTCATTCATTACCCTGTGGCTTGGGTTCCTGAGACACGAGATGTAGATAACAAGACTTCTCTCATCGACACATGGAAGGCTATGGAAGAACTTGTTCGCGCTGGACTGACGCGTCATATTGGCTTCTCCAACTTTGCTCCAAAGGACATCAAGAAGATCCTTCAGATTGCCAGCATTCAACCCTACGCTCACGAATTTGAGACACATCCTTACCTCCAGCAACAGTCCTTTGTGGATTTCCacaagaaagaaaacatCAAAGTGATTGCCGCATCGCCTCTCGCAAACGCAAACCCCACGTATGGCGATAAGTACCCGAGTATTCTACATGACGCTTTCTGGACGAAGCTCGCTGAGGAGAAGAACGCGACTGTCGCTCAGACGATTCTCGCTTGGGGACAACAACGCGGGACGATCGTGATTTCGAAGAGCACGCATGCTAATTATATCGCCGAGAACTTTTGTTCTCAAGGGATCGAGTTTACAAAAAGTGAGCTCGACGAGGTTACGAAACAAGACAAAAGGTTGAGGCTGTTGAATCCTATTCATTGGGGTGTGGACTTGTTCGAGGGTCTGGATGCAGGTGCTGTAGAGAAAGAGGagcccaagaaggaagaggaggaacgCAATTTGGACTTGTGA
- a CDS encoding hypothetical protein (SECRETED:SignalP(1-19)), which yields MHFSNLLPTLGGLVAVAQASPHLLNGVGLGLDVDVSLGGKGAGVEAGVNLGSTKETVADLPKKVTADPLKAVQQSKASGVSTCPLAHSWEDHTLFKGVAAPASASGPAIKLGLNLPKAQIQGDATLELVKGFLQEPRVRIGLGGVKAYVEVDISASAAVHESIELFASPALQIEVPGLLEAEAGAALALDLVVGVDAAIDLSAGVYLAFGEEAFVEVSLLTKDIVDVSLEGLVTKALPLGIAADVDLSAAVNLQLGLRLRTEIDLEADLDIPVLDIEAGAKVAVWVSLFEYTAALIATDNCLVSVDEVIALTLGLAVELDVEIGDILELNLAPTLTVELATAAKAKVCMPNRGSTGIFLEQQGQDGDKTETRTISLATVPAGSEATSQGDAIPDASGDYAVPQATGDSPLYGSAAKPVTTAPAVVATPAHANGTFGDVTRTLTSTQVYTVTSCAASVINCPARYTQKVVTSTIIESTYVCPATETGAVPAMTTSTHAAPVPVTTITDTLTTVVPCKTRTTKTFQPPTTPPPAPTVTIVESTTYCPESDKSTKTGGSEVPVVTTGVPSKEVPNPPCSHH from the coding sequence ATGCATTTCTCTAACTTGCTTCCCACTTTGGGAGGTCTTGTGGCCGTTGCCCAGGCCTCTCCTCACCTTTTGAACGGTgtcggtcttggtcttgatgtcGATGTATCTCTCGGCGGCAAGGGAGCTGGAGTTGAGGCTGGAGTTAACCTGGGATCTACCAAGGAGACTGTCGCTGACCTTCCCAAGAAGGTCACTGCTGACCCTCTGAAGGCTGTCCAGCAGTCCAAGGCCAGCGGCGTTTCTACTTGCCCTCTCGCCCACAGCTGGGAGGATCACACCCTCTTCAAGGGTGTCGCTGCCCCTGCCTCCGCTTCTGGCCCTGCTATCAAGCTTGGCCTTAACCTCCCCAAGGCTCAGATCCAGGGTGATGCTACCCTTGAGCTCGTCAAGGGTTTCCTCCAGGAGCCTCGCGTCCGCATTGGTCTCGGTGGAGTCAAGGCTTACGTTGAGGTCGACATTTCTGCCTCAGCTGCTGTCCACGAGTCTATTGAGCTTTTTGCCTCTCCTGCTCTCCAGATTGAGGTTCCTGGCCTTCTTGAGGCCGAGGCCGGTGCTGCTCTTGCCCTCGACCTCGTTGTCGGTGTTGACGCCGCTATTGATCTTTCTGCTGGTGTCTACCTTGCTTTCGGCGAGGAGGCTTTCGTCGAGGTTTCTCTTCTCACCAAGGACATTGTCGATGTCTCCCTCGAGGGACTTGTCACCAAGGCCCTTCCCCTCGGTATCGCTGCCGATGTTGATCTCTCTGCCGCTGTCAACCTTCAACTTGGCCTCCGTCTCCGAACCGAAATCGACCTGGAAGCCGACCTCGACATCCCCGTTCTCGATATCGAAGCTGGCGCCAAGGTTGCTGTCTGGGTCAGCCTTTTCGAGTACACCGCTGCTCTCATCGCCACCGACAACTGCCTTGTTTCCGTCGACGAGGTCATTGCCCTCACTCTTGGTCTCGCTGTCGAGCTCGATGTTGAGATTGGTGACATCCTCGAACTCAACCTTGCTCCTACCCTGACCGTCGAGCTTGCTActgctgccaaggccaaggtctGCATGCCCAACCGTGGCTCTACTGGTATTTTCCTCGAGCAACAGGGCCAGGATGGTGACAAGACCGAGACCCGAACCATTTCCCTTGCTACCGTCCCTGCTGGATCCGAGGCTACTTCTCAGGGCGATGCTATCCCTGACGCTTCTGGCGACTACGCTGTCCCCCAGGCCACCGGCGACTCTCCTCTCTACGGATCTGCCGCCAAGCCTGTTACCACTGCTCCTGCTGTCGTCGCCACTCCTGCCCATGCTAACGGCACCTTTGGCGATGTTACCCGCACTCTCACCTCCACTCAGGTTTACACTGTCACCAGCTGTGCTGCCTCTGTCATCAACTGCCCTGCTCGCTACACCCAGAAGGTCGTTACCTCTACCATCATCGAGAGCACCTACGTCTGCCCTGCCACTGAGACTGGTGCCGTCCCTGCCATGACCACCTCTACTCACGCTGCTCCTGTGCCtgtcaccaccatcaccgaCACTCTTACCACTGTCGTCCCCTGCAAGACTCGCACTACCAAGACTTTCCAGCCTCCCACCACTCCTCCCCCTGCTCCCACTGTCACCATCGTCGAGAGCACCACCTACTGCCCCGAGTCTGACAAGTCCACCAAGACTGGCGGCTCTGAGGTTCCCGTTGTGACCACTGGTGTTCCCAGCAAGGAGGTTCCTAACCCCCCCTGCTCCCACCACTGA
- a CDS encoding hypothetical protein (TransMembrane:1 (o277-295i)): protein MPTSTEFFGYHFTNLGPLTTTYEPPASCTTATTDHIYYANASDFTSQYGPVSCGPEKMGECYPSGSDHDKISSQNLKIGGHPTVDYFSPGVICPKGWTTAGIFAPDNEATKGGVFTKVSGTLDDRLGPEDVWGGILEPGETLALCCPSGWTGDVWGWGCVSSIQPFESGTHSEYCQQAMPISAIVSAYTVGTSVLSDPIFSARTYDVDETTKLFTTGAGAWPTDLGEVAIIRRFPGVAMVYQEDDVKETKETDDGDNGDSEDSDDDNAASTLNGARFAPVVAVFVSMLVGVGMLMN from the exons ATGCCGACTTCTACAGAATTCTTCGGTTACCACTTCACTAACCTCGGCCCTTTAACGACAACCTATGAGCCTCCTGCATCATGCACAACAGCGACAACGGATCATATTTACTATGCCAATGCAAGTGATTTTACTAGTCAATACGGCCCAGTTTCGTGTGGTCCTGAAAAGATGGGCGAATGCTATCCATCTGGCTCAGACCACGACAAGATAAGTAGCCAAAACTTAAAAATCGGAGGGCACCCTACAGTGGACTACTTTTCCCCTGGGGTGATTTGTCCCAAAGGTTGGACAACTGCTGGAATATTTGCACCAGACAACGAGGCGACAAAGGGCGGTGTTTTCACGAAGGTGTCTGGGACCCTGGACGACCGACTTGGCCCTGAAGATGTATGGGGTGGGATCTTGGAACCCGGAGAGACACTTGCGCTTTGCTGTCCAAG TGGCTGGACTGGGGATGTATGGGGATGGGGCTGTGTATCCTCCATCCAACCCTTTGAATCAGGCACACATTCGGAATATTGCCAACAAGCCATGCCGATATCAGCAATTGTTTCGGCTTACACTGTCGGAACGAGCGTGTTATCTGATCCTATCTTCTCTGCTCGTACGTATGATGTTGACGAGACGACCAAGCTATTCACGACTGGTGCTGGTGCCTGGCCTACGGACCTCGGTGAGGTTGCTATCATCAGAAGATTCCCTGGCGTTGCGATGGTTTACCAGGAAGATGACGTGAAAGAAACTAAAGAGACTGATGATGGAGACAATGGTGATTCGGAGGATTCTGACGATGACAACGCAGCTTCAACGTTGAATGGCGCGAGGTTTGCACCCGTTGTTGCGGTTTTTGTTAGTATGCTTGTTGGTGTGGGTATGTTAATGAATTGA
- a CDS encoding hypothetical protein (SECRETED:SignalP(1-15)), with protein sequence MHYSLALFWLPLGLAFHLPQTFDKQIRSSKIPTNEFTAEAIISLLNMQSSDEGGYFYETFRDPNVIPGTNRSISTAIYYLLQGSAGQSLWHKLDAAEVWHYYAGAPLVLSVSYNNGSCGRDYVMGADLFGEQRPQAIVASNEWQSARSLGEWTLVGTTVAPGFDPNTTIIKPKGWKPKSCPTH encoded by the exons ATGCACTACTCTCTGGCTCTATTTTGGCTACCTCTGGGCCTTGCCTTTCACCTCCCCCAGACCTTCGATAAGCAAATCCGTAGTAGCAAAATACCAACCAATGAATTCACCGCAGAAGCAATCATCAGTCTTCTAAACATGCAGTCGTCTGACGAAGGGGGTTATTTCTACGAAACCTTCAGAGACCCCAACGTCATACCAGGCACGAACCGATCTATCAGCACGGCCATTTATTACCTTTTGCAAGGCTCTGCAGGTCAATCGCTATGGCATAAACTCGATGCCGCTGAGGTCTGGCACTATTACGCTGGTGCACCTCTAGTTTTGTCCGTCTCTTACAACAACGGATCTTGTGGCAGAGACTACGTTATGGGAGCAGATCTTTTTGGAGAGCAGAGGCCCCAGGCGATTGTTGCAAGCAATGAGTGGCAGAGTGCAAGAAGCTTGGGTGAATGGACGCTTGTAGGGACCACAG TTGCACCAGGGTTTGATCCCAACACAACGATCATCAAACCGAAAGGCTGGAAGCCAAAATCATGCCCGACACATTGA